The Gemmata palustris genome includes a region encoding these proteins:
- a CDS encoding DUF3854 domain-containing protein: protein MDSVPNDRGSEEHGSPALLPQHLGDLRASGLSDAQVRAAGVYSEPDPEAVAALLGWKHPAAALGPCLCFPFFDPSGTPVGHVMVKPDHPRQKNGKAIKYESPLGKPLRAYFPPSTRAALTDPSIPLLVTEGMKKALKADQDGFPCVGLAGVYGWCRKRTVGPDGKKTGARELIPDLAAVAWRGRAVTIAFDSDRATNPDVARAERHLAEALTAVGAIVRVARLPGAPSGAKVGLDDYLVAHAPDDLRVLIDAARAPVEPADTKDEGAKPPSTADVLTAIGLEFELWHDPTRSAFASAGPHSHAVRSKGFRHLLVHAYRVRTGKVPNAEALSAALAGIEAAALFDGPERTAHVRIAGHAGRAYLHLADPDGTVIEIDGDGWRACPDPPVRFRKPAGMLPLPAPEPGGSLDDLRAFLNVPDENGFALVLAWLAGCFRPDGPFPALVLLGEQGSAKTTTGRVVKRLIDPSAAPVRSEPKEARDLMIHARNAWVLAFDNLSGLPGWLSDALCRLATGGGFSTRELYTNDDETIFDAKRPLVVNGIEDFITRADLLERSVLLRHPPISEDKRRPESEFWGAFEAAHPKLLGALLDRVSGGLRELPRVKLDRLPRMADFALFAVACERGAGEPDQFLGAYADNQTGAHEQALDASPVPGALVALMDGRTSWEGAPAELFVDLSRFAPVPVPKDWPKKPNVLTNKLRRLAPNLRRVHGLCVEDGRASGGASGGKRSRFVHITRVPESGRETSSPASPGSPSRGDTCDSQRSGGDDPGGRCSAPDADTVPADRPHEQARDHSTARVHRDDGDAGDDVSRPLSGRRYRNNDTPYEAR, encoded by the coding sequence ATGGATAGTGTACCCAACGATCGGGGTTCTGAGGAGCACGGAAGCCCGGCGCTGCTCCCTCAACACCTCGGCGATCTGCGCGCGTCGGGGCTGTCCGACGCGCAGGTCCGGGCCGCGGGCGTGTACTCGGAACCGGACCCGGAGGCCGTCGCCGCACTCCTCGGGTGGAAGCACCCGGCGGCCGCGCTCGGCCCGTGCCTGTGCTTCCCGTTCTTCGACCCGAGCGGAACACCGGTCGGGCACGTGATGGTCAAACCGGACCACCCGCGCCAGAAGAATGGGAAGGCCATCAAGTATGAGTCCCCGCTCGGGAAACCGCTCCGCGCGTATTTCCCACCGAGCACGCGCGCCGCGCTCACCGACCCTTCGATCCCGCTCCTGGTGACCGAGGGAATGAAGAAGGCGCTCAAGGCGGACCAGGACGGATTCCCGTGCGTGGGCCTCGCCGGTGTGTACGGGTGGTGCCGGAAGCGCACGGTGGGACCGGACGGGAAGAAGACCGGGGCGCGGGAACTGATTCCCGATCTGGCCGCGGTCGCGTGGCGCGGTCGCGCGGTCACGATCGCGTTCGACTCGGACCGCGCGACCAACCCGGACGTGGCCCGGGCCGAGCGCCACCTCGCCGAAGCCCTGACCGCGGTCGGTGCCATCGTGCGGGTGGCCCGGCTGCCGGGCGCGCCGAGCGGGGCCAAGGTCGGGCTGGACGACTATTTGGTGGCGCACGCGCCTGACGACCTCCGCGTGCTGATCGACGCGGCCCGCGCACCGGTCGAGCCCGCCGACACGAAGGACGAGGGCGCCAAGCCCCCGAGCACGGCCGACGTGCTGACCGCGATCGGGTTGGAGTTCGAGTTGTGGCACGACCCGACCCGGAGCGCGTTCGCGAGCGCCGGGCCGCACTCCCACGCGGTCCGATCCAAGGGGTTCCGGCACCTGCTGGTCCACGCGTACCGCGTGCGCACGGGCAAGGTGCCCAACGCCGAGGCCCTGTCCGCGGCCCTGGCCGGGATCGAAGCCGCGGCCCTGTTCGACGGACCCGAGCGCACGGCCCATGTGCGGATCGCGGGGCACGCGGGGCGCGCGTACCTACACCTCGCGGACCCGGACGGCACGGTGATCGAGATCGACGGGGACGGGTGGCGCGCGTGCCCGGACCCGCCGGTCCGGTTCCGCAAGCCGGCCGGAATGCTCCCCCTGCCCGCACCCGAGCCCGGGGGCTCGTTGGACGACTTGCGCGCGTTCCTCAACGTCCCGGACGAGAACGGGTTCGCGCTGGTACTCGCGTGGCTCGCCGGGTGCTTCCGGCCCGACGGCCCGTTCCCGGCCCTGGTGCTCCTCGGGGAACAGGGGAGCGCCAAGACCACCACCGGGCGCGTGGTCAAGCGCCTGATCGACCCGAGCGCGGCCCCGGTCCGGTCCGAGCCCAAGGAGGCGCGCGACCTGATGATCCACGCGCGCAACGCCTGGGTGCTCGCGTTCGACAACCTGTCCGGGCTCCCCGGGTGGCTCAGCGACGCGCTGTGCCGGTTGGCGACCGGGGGCGGGTTCTCGACCCGCGAGCTGTACACGAACGACGACGAGACCATTTTCGACGCCAAGCGCCCGCTCGTGGTCAACGGGATCGAGGACTTCATCACCCGGGCGGACCTGCTCGAGCGGTCCGTGCTGCTCCGGCACCCGCCGATCTCGGAAGACAAGCGGCGCCCCGAGTCCGAGTTCTGGGGCGCGTTCGAGGCGGCGCACCCGAAACTGCTCGGTGCGCTGTTGGACCGGGTTTCGGGCGGGTTACGGGAGCTGCCCCGGGTAAAGCTGGACCGGTTGCCGCGCATGGCCGACTTCGCGTTGTTCGCGGTGGCGTGCGAGCGCGGGGCCGGGGAGCCGGACCAGTTCCTCGGGGCCTACGCGGACAACCAGACCGGGGCCCACGAACAGGCCCTCGATGCGTCCCCGGTCCCGGGCGCACTCGTGGCCCTAATGGACGGGCGCACGAGCTGGGAAGGAGCCCCGGCCGAGTTGTTCGTGGACCTGTCCCGGTTCGCACCGGTACCGGTCCCGAAGGATTGGCCCAAGAAACCGAACGTGCTCACGAACAAGTTGCGCCGACTCGCCCCGAACCTGCGCCGGGTCCACGGGCTGTGCGTCGAGGACGGGCGCGCGAGCGGGGGTGCGTCGGGCGGGAAGCGGTCCCGGTTCGTCCACATCACCCGGGTTCCCGAGAGTGGGCGGGAAACATCGTCCCCCGCGTCCCCCGGCAGTCCATCTCGTGGAGATACGTGCGATTCACAGCGTTCGGGCGGGGACGATCCCGGGGGACGGTGCTCCGCCCCTGACGCCGACACCGTCCCCGCGGACCGTCCCCACGAACAAGCCCGGGATCACAGCACCGCGCGCGTCCATCGGGACGACGGGGACGCGGGGGACGATGTTTCCCGCCCACTCTCGGGTCGGCGCTATCGGAACAACGATACCCCATACGAGGCGCGCTGA
- a CDS encoding helix-turn-helix domain-containing protein: MNKDASPNHRGRSDFAAFIPAIVEAVRAAGYVTGRGFTVADLAKRYRVSEDKVRAWIRAGLLKGINTADVACGKPRYIVLPEALADFERTRSTAPLPKVPRRRRPTDQIDFFPDSDAT, translated from the coding sequence GTGAACAAGGACGCCAGCCCGAACCACCGCGGCCGCTCCGACTTCGCGGCGTTCATCCCGGCGATTGTTGAGGCCGTGCGTGCGGCCGGTTACGTCACCGGGCGCGGCTTCACCGTCGCGGACCTGGCGAAGCGCTACCGGGTGAGTGAGGACAAGGTCCGCGCGTGGATTCGCGCGGGACTTCTGAAGGGCATCAATACCGCGGACGTGGCGTGCGGGAAGCCGCGCTACATCGTGCTGCCCGAGGCGCTTGCCGACTTTGAGCGCACCCGCTCGACGGCACCACTTCCGAAGGTGCCGCGCCGGCGCCGACCGACGGACCAAATCGACTTCTTCCCAGATTCCGACGCGACATGA
- a CDS encoding helix-turn-helix domain-containing protein yields MPMRIIDPTARVSTFSMAFTVRLRGEGIPVLVAEPNTFGDRLKALREKAKMTKYRLAQVSGVSQQTISQLEKPGGGDPSWETVKKLAHALGVSIDEFDTTEDDDKQPQAEPAPKKKPPKK; encoded by the coding sequence ATGCCGATGAGGATCATTGATCCCACCGCGCGCGTCAGTACCTTTTCAATGGCTTTCACTGTGCGTCTTCGGGGGGAGGGCATTCCGGTGCTTGTGGCCGAACCGAACACCTTTGGCGATCGCCTGAAAGCACTTCGCGAAAAAGCGAAGATGACGAAGTACCGCCTCGCACAAGTGTCGGGCGTTTCTCAACAAACCATTTCTCAGCTCGAGAAACCGGGTGGCGGAGATCCGTCCTGGGAGACGGTCAAGAAGTTGGCTCATGCCCTCGGCGTTTCAATCGACGAGTTTGACACCACCGAGGATGATGACAAGCAGCCACAAGCCGAGCCTGCCCCGAAGAAGAAGCCTCCCAAGAAGTAG
- a CDS encoding tyrosine-type recombinase/integrase, producing MSKSDSTSDGFASKPNKPHPDFPLFPHATKRWAKKIRGNMCYFGPWADPDGALKKYLEQKDALHSGRRLREVSTGVTVKALCNAFLNHKKSLLDAGELASRTWMSCEQTAKLIVSQFGKGRLVADLGPDDFAELRKTMAKTWGAVRIRNFVQQVRSVFKFGYENEMLPAPMRFGPGFSAPSRKTIRLARAEKGSRMFEAAEIRALLNGATVEGKSGERTVRAGVSLRAMILLGVNCGFGNADCGTLPTVALDLVGGWVNYHRPKTGITRRCPLWPETVAALKDVLAARVEPTDPADAGLFFITVWGGSFHKKIDDSPVSKEMRKLLNALGIGGKRNFYALRHTFETIGGEAKDQVAVDHIMGHARDDMASVYRERISDERLKAVSDFVRKWVYGEKEDVELKTA from the coding sequence GTGTCTAAGAGCGATTCTACTTCGGACGGGTTCGCGAGCAAGCCGAACAAGCCCCATCCCGATTTCCCCTTATTTCCGCACGCTACAAAGCGTTGGGCGAAGAAGATCCGCGGGAACATGTGCTACTTCGGGCCGTGGGCCGATCCCGACGGCGCCCTCAAGAAGTACCTCGAGCAGAAAGACGCCCTCCACTCCGGGCGCCGGCTGCGGGAGGTGTCAACAGGTGTCACGGTCAAAGCGCTGTGCAACGCATTCCTGAACCACAAGAAGAGCCTTCTGGACGCGGGAGAGCTCGCCTCGCGCACGTGGATGAGCTGCGAGCAGACCGCAAAACTCATCGTCTCTCAGTTCGGAAAAGGGCGCCTGGTCGCGGACCTCGGCCCGGATGATTTCGCGGAGCTCCGAAAAACGATGGCTAAGACCTGGGGCGCGGTCCGGATCCGGAACTTCGTTCAACAGGTCCGGAGCGTCTTCAAGTTCGGCTACGAGAACGAAATGCTCCCCGCGCCCATGCGATTCGGCCCGGGGTTTTCGGCGCCGAGCCGGAAGACGATTCGCCTCGCGCGGGCCGAGAAAGGCTCCCGGATGTTCGAGGCGGCCGAGATCCGTGCGCTGCTGAACGGGGCCACGGTGGAAGGGAAGAGCGGTGAGAGGACGGTGCGGGCCGGTGTCTCATTGCGTGCGATGATCCTGCTCGGCGTCAATTGCGGTTTCGGCAACGCGGACTGTGGCACACTGCCCACCGTCGCGCTGGATCTCGTAGGCGGTTGGGTGAACTATCACCGGCCCAAGACCGGGATCACGCGACGGTGCCCGCTCTGGCCCGAAACTGTCGCGGCGTTGAAGGACGTGCTCGCCGCGCGAGTTGAACCGACAGATCCCGCCGATGCCGGGTTGTTCTTCATCACCGTGTGGGGCGGAAGCTTCCACAAGAAAATCGACGACAGCCCGGTGTCGAAGGAGATGCGGAAGTTACTCAACGCGCTCGGCATCGGGGGTAAGCGGAACTTCTATGCACTGCGGCACACGTTCGAGACGATCGGCGGGGAGGCCAAGGACCAGGTCGCGGTGGACCACATCATGGGCCACGCGCGCGACGACATGGCCAGCGTGTACCGCGAGCGCATCAGCGACGAGCGCCTAAAGGCCGTCAGCGACTTCGTGCGGAAGTGGGTGTATGGGGAGAAGGAAGACGTGGAGTTGAAGACCGCGTGA
- a CDS encoding helix-turn-helix transcriptional regulator, with product MTHATDPGTEAPTPGAEGLLIDIGQLAVLLRRSVASLERDQAAGRLPAQVYVGGSRRWRRAEIVAWVAAGCPTRDRWNEMRIAEGK from the coding sequence ATGACGCACGCGACCGACCCGGGAACTGAAGCGCCGACGCCCGGCGCGGAGGGGCTGTTGATCGACATTGGCCAACTGGCGGTGTTGTTGCGCCGCTCGGTGGCCTCGCTCGAGCGCGACCAGGCGGCCGGGCGGCTCCCGGCCCAGGTGTACGTGGGCGGCTCCCGGCGCTGGCGCCGGGCCGAAATCGTGGCATGGGTCGCGGCCGGGTGCCCGACCCGGGACCGCTGGAACGAGATGCGGATCGCGGAGGGGAAATAA
- a CDS encoding helix-turn-helix transcriptional regulator, with translation MAAESTPNHEDRTSPRPVPPAIPARRKSRPPGLLRRVAAARFCGVGASTWDRLSAAGLTPAPIRLGGSVGWSRRALALWIDHGCPPRAEWEPVWTTILRALRAS, from the coding sequence GTGGCCGCCGAATCAACACCGAACCACGAGGACCGGACGAGCCCGCGCCCCGTACCGCCCGCAATACCCGCGCGCCGGAAGTCCCGCCCCCCCGGGCTGCTCCGGCGCGTCGCTGCGGCCCGGTTCTGCGGGGTCGGGGCCTCGACCTGGGACCGCTTGAGTGCGGCCGGGCTGACCCCGGCCCCGATCCGCCTGGGCGGGTCCGTCGGGTGGTCCCGGCGCGCGCTCGCGCTGTGGATCGACCACGGGTGCCCGCCGCGCGCCGAATGGGAGCCCGTCTGGACCACAATCCTGCGCGCCCTCCGGGCCTCCTGA